Proteins co-encoded in one Halorussus vallis genomic window:
- a CDS encoding S8 family peptidase, with protein MSDEGTQRFDRRSFLKATGAVGAAAAMGGITAATPGREPGPKEDEILVGVSAGAGDVEQAVTQHVPGNAEVVHKNEKLRYVAVKFPSEAPDVARQNFIDAITKKEGIKYAEPNATYETQMTPNDPRFGDQYAPQQVKSDQAWDTTTGSSDVTIAVVDTGAQYDHPDLAANYKSDPGKDFVDSDSDPAPDVPQDEYHGTHVSGCAAAVVDNGTGVAGQGNSSLINGRALDESGSGSTSDIADAVRWAADQGADIINMSLGGGGYTSTMKNAVSYATSNGSLVICAAGNDGSSSVSYPAAYSECVAVSAVDSNEQLASFSQYGSDVELCAPGVDILSTTTETRGSYEKLSGTSMATPVTSGVAGLTLAKWSSLTNSELRAHLKNTAEDIGLSSDKQGSGQVDAYAAVTTDPSNSGGGGGGGDGSTSSTVSDSLSGSSDYDDYTWSWEYSSPSQIVVELAGPSDADFDLYINEGTTTAASPSNYDYRSISTNSQESITIDSPDTSTALQIDVDSYSGSGSYDLTITEYQ; from the coding sequence ATGTCAGATGAAGGCACGCAGCGTTTCGATCGACGTAGTTTCCTGAAGGCAACGGGCGCGGTCGGTGCCGCGGCCGCCATGGGTGGCATCACTGCCGCGACCCCCGGGCGCGAACCCGGTCCGAAGGAGGACGAGATCCTGGTCGGCGTCTCCGCAGGTGCGGGAGACGTCGAGCAGGCGGTCACACAGCACGTCCCCGGCAACGCCGAGGTCGTCCACAAGAACGAGAAACTCCGGTACGTCGCCGTCAAGTTCCCGAGCGAGGCTCCCGACGTCGCTCGTCAGAACTTCATCGACGCCATCACGAAGAAGGAGGGCATCAAGTACGCCGAGCCGAACGCGACGTACGAGACCCAGATGACGCCGAACGACCCCCGTTTCGGCGACCAGTACGCGCCCCAGCAGGTCAAGTCCGACCAGGCGTGGGACACGACCACGGGTTCGTCGGACGTCACCATCGCGGTCGTCGACACCGGCGCCCAGTACGACCACCCGGACCTCGCGGCCAACTACAAGTCCGACCCCGGCAAGGACTTCGTGGACTCGGACTCGGACCCGGCGCCCGACGTCCCCCAGGACGAGTACCACGGCACGCACGTCTCGGGCTGTGCGGCGGCCGTCGTCGACAACGGCACCGGCGTCGCCGGCCAGGGCAACTCCTCGCTCATCAACGGCCGGGCGCTCGACGAGAGCGGTAGCGGTTCCACCTCCGACATCGCCGACGCGGTCCGATGGGCGGCTGACCAGGGCGCCGACATCATCAACATGTCCCTCGGCGGTGGCGGCTACACTTCGACGATGAAGAACGCCGTCAGCTACGCGACCAGCAACGGCTCGCTCGTCATCTGCGCGGCGGGTAACGACGGGTCGAGCAGCGTCTCCTACCCCGCGGCCTACAGCGAGTGCGTGGCCGTCTCGGCGGTCGACAGCAACGAGCAACTCGCGTCGTTCTCCCAGTACGGTAGCGACGTCGAACTCTGCGCCCCCGGCGTCGACATCCTCTCGACCACCACCGAGACTCGCGGCTCCTACGAGAAGCTCTCGGGGACCTCGATGGCGACCCCCGTCACGTCCGGCGTCGCCGGACTGACCCTCGCCAAGTGGTCGAGCCTCACCAACTCCGAACTCCGCGCCCACCTCAAGAACACGGCCGAGGACATCGGCCTCTCCTCGGACAAGCAGGGCAGCGGTCAGGTCGACGCCTACGCGGCGGTCACCACCGATCCGTCGAACAGCGGTGGCGGCGGTGGCGGTGGCGACGGTTCGACCTCCTCGACCGTCAGCGACTCGCTGTCGGGGTCGAGCGACTACGACGACTATACGTGGAGCTGGGAGTACAGCAGTCCGAGCCAGATCGTCGTGGAACTCGCCGGTCCGAGCGACGCCGACTTCGACCTCTACATCAACGAGGGCACGACGACGGCCGCGAGTCCGAGCAACTACGACTACCGCTCGATCAGCACGAACAGCCAGGAGTCCATCACCATCGACAGCCCCGACACGTCGACGGCGCTCCAGATCGACGTCGACTCCTACAGCGGGTCGGGTAGCTACGACCTCACCATCACCGAGTACCAGTAG
- a CDS encoding DUF2150 family protein, which produces MSAPPEEFYSDERWQNWLDRIREEDIDPENEDSARLLLNLQDDVAIAIAKIVTAYDDDAIGEEEAMDELGDIREVVLDEVDFDDEEKAMLIDGVQTSLVCVFYAAEQYVADGAAEEGSVEEYVLEAGRAEEAEDLDSALGLVAAAGTRIIDGEELDMAVTEDLEYGLVTEWVNGLDSLQSAMSDPEVVEEEDE; this is translated from the coding sequence ATGAGCGCGCCCCCGGAGGAGTTCTACTCCGACGAACGCTGGCAGAACTGGCTCGACCGCATCCGCGAAGAGGACATCGACCCCGAGAACGAGGACTCGGCGCGACTGCTGTTGAACCTCCAGGACGACGTGGCCATCGCCATCGCCAAGATCGTCACCGCCTACGACGACGACGCCATCGGCGAGGAGGAGGCCATGGACGAACTCGGCGACATCCGTGAGGTCGTTCTCGACGAGGTCGACTTCGACGACGAGGAGAAGGCCATGCTCATCGACGGCGTCCAGACCAGCCTGGTCTGCGTCTTCTACGCGGCCGAGCAGTACGTCGCCGACGGGGCGGCCGAGGAGGGGAGCGTCGAGGAGTACGTCCTCGAAGCGGGCCGGGCCGAGGAGGCCGAGGACCTGGACTCCGCGCTGGGACTCGTGGCGGCCGCCGGGACGCGCATCATCGACGGCGAGGAACTCGACATGGCCGTGACCGAGGACCTGGAGTACGGCCTGGTCACCGAGTGGGTCAACGGACTCGACAGCCTCCAGAGCGCGATGAGCGACCCCGAAGTGGTCGAGGAAGAGGACGAGTAG
- a CDS encoding right-handed parallel beta-helix repeat-containing protein produces MTRRGLFALAGIAGLGLATSGTAAAHDDGGATGFDALDSVHIVGDGPGQYDTIQEAHDDIPGAGAEGNGAILIADSYDPSNEVFPIVVDKYADIRGLSSTGVSINNRSSANTFVFKATEQHNTESPKLSNVRLIGGEHAIVIEGHVGMTVEGVTIWDCAGDGIRIKDNSYSSTCYDNYFRNICIAGPGSDGVYVANGSAPHSLVFDNVNVYRAGNYGYQFRQAGAGTTVQNSTIQHCENWGMLVERSACFTARDCYFERNGEKYATGSGAKIDICFHNNGENDNFLVEGCYFNGMGEGVNAIHLNSGECGELRNCHFNGYDGGYIVQDAGHRDLNVARSTICTDGSETNFYGDGDPLGTRTREDGIVTRQDLSNTEGCHEGDKGIHDGSGSAPEGFALWLDGRWVSQVNGEVIS; encoded by the coding sequence GTGACGCGACGCGGTCTCTTCGCGCTGGCGGGGATCGCGGGACTCGGACTGGCGACGTCCGGGACCGCCGCGGCCCACGACGACGGAGGCGCGACGGGATTCGACGCGCTCGACTCGGTCCACATCGTCGGCGACGGGCCGGGCCAGTACGACACGATTCAGGAGGCCCACGACGACATCCCGGGTGCGGGCGCGGAGGGCAACGGAGCCATCCTCATCGCCGACAGCTACGACCCGAGCAACGAGGTCTTCCCCATCGTGGTCGATAAGTACGCCGACATCCGGGGGCTGTCGAGCACCGGCGTCTCCATCAACAATCGCTCGTCGGCGAACACGTTCGTCTTCAAGGCGACCGAACAGCACAACACCGAGTCGCCCAAACTCAGCAACGTCCGACTCATCGGCGGCGAACACGCCATCGTTATCGAGGGCCACGTCGGCATGACCGTCGAGGGCGTGACCATCTGGGACTGTGCGGGCGACGGCATCCGCATCAAGGACAACTCCTACTCGAGCACCTGCTACGACAACTACTTCCGGAACATCTGCATCGCGGGTCCCGGAAGCGACGGCGTCTACGTCGCCAACGGGAGCGCCCCGCACTCGCTGGTGTTCGACAACGTCAACGTCTACCGGGCCGGCAACTACGGCTACCAGTTCCGCCAGGCCGGCGCGGGCACCACGGTCCAGAACTCCACGATACAGCACTGCGAGAACTGGGGGATGCTGGTCGAACGGAGCGCCTGCTTCACGGCCCGCGACTGCTACTTCGAGCGCAACGGCGAGAAGTACGCCACGGGGTCGGGCGCGAAGATCGACATCTGCTTCCACAACAACGGCGAGAACGACAACTTCCTCGTCGAGGGCTGTTACTTCAACGGGATGGGCGAGGGCGTCAACGCCATCCACCTCAACTCCGGCGAGTGCGGCGAACTCCGCAACTGCCACTTCAACGGCTACGACGGCGGTTACATCGTCCAGGACGCGGGCCACCGCGACCTGAACGTCGCGCGCTCGACCATCTGCACCGACGGGTCGGAAACCAACTTCTACGGCGACGGCGACCCGCTCGGGACGCGCACTCGCGAAGACGGTATCGTGACCCGACAGGACCTCTCGAACACCGAGGGCTGCCACGAGGGCGACAAGGGCATCCACGACGGGTCGGGGAGCGCGCCCGAAGGGTTCGCGCTCTGGCTCGACGGCCGGTGGGTGAGCCAGGTCAACGGCGAGGTCATCTCGTAA
- a CDS encoding TatD family hydrolase, translating to MSEDLGTPVLDDHLHLDPDHGRGIEAVKDFARSGGTHLLVVNKPSWLLGVEPETGEEFRPVFERTLDVVADATDELDGRAWPVLGVHPGLVSKLVDDRGFAPEEARDLMCAGLDLAAEYVADGEAVALKTGRPHYDTAEAVWEASNEVLRHGLALGAERDCAVQLHTEASEDLTEIAEWAEDAGLSRERVVKHYAEGKLAGPTPSVMSEKERLEVAAERGDPFLMETDFVDDPDRPGAVMGPKTVPRRVRWMREEGYDDAIRNAHVETPKRVYGLDTQETLGR from the coding sequence ATGAGCGAGGACCTCGGAACGCCGGTGTTGGACGACCACCTGCACCTCGACCCCGACCACGGCCGGGGCATCGAGGCCGTGAAGGACTTTGCGCGCAGCGGCGGCACCCACCTGCTCGTGGTGAACAAACCCTCGTGGCTCCTCGGGGTCGAACCCGAAACCGGCGAGGAGTTCCGCCCCGTCTTCGAGCGCACCCTCGACGTCGTCGCCGACGCGACCGACGAACTCGACGGCCGGGCGTGGCCCGTCCTCGGCGTCCACCCCGGACTCGTCTCGAAACTGGTCGACGACCGGGGCTTCGCGCCCGAGGAGGCGCGCGACCTGATGTGCGCCGGTCTGGACCTCGCGGCCGAGTACGTCGCCGACGGGGAGGCGGTCGCGCTCAAGACCGGCCGGCCCCACTACGACACCGCCGAGGCCGTCTGGGAGGCGTCGAACGAGGTGCTCAGACACGGCCTCGCGCTCGGCGCGGAGCGCGACTGTGCGGTCCAGTTGCACACCGAGGCCAGCGAGGACCTCACCGAAATCGCGGAGTGGGCCGAGGACGCCGGCCTCTCACGCGAGCGCGTGGTGAAACACTACGCCGAGGGGAAACTCGCGGGACCGACTCCGAGCGTGATGAGCGAGAAGGAACGCTTGGAAGTCGCCGCCGAGCGCGGCGACCCGTTCCTGATGGAAACCGACTTCGTCGACGACCCCGACCGACCGGGCGCGGTCATGGGTCCCAAGACGGTGCCCCGGCGGGTCCGGTGGATGCGCGAAGAAGGGTACGACGACGCGATACGCAACGCCCACGTCGAAACGCCGAAGCGGGTGTACGGGTTGGACACGCAAGAAACGCTCGGCCGTTGA
- the gcvT gene encoding glycine cleavage system aminomethyltransferase GcvT — translation MALRKPPLRDVHDARGATFTEFGGWDMPVEFESITDEHRAVREEVGIFDVSHMGEIEVAGPDAEALMQRLTTNDVTALDPGDSHYSMITDEDGVIVDDTVVYRLPEGDEAEFLFVPNAGHDEQMHEHWTAHRNEWDLDATVSNATDEYAMFALQGPDAPELLGEVAEESILDLQKFEAKYATVAGVECWTARTGYTGEDGFELVLPAAEAETVWEALDCQPCGLGARDTLRLEMGFLLSGQDFDHEDDPRNPYEAGVGWTVKLDTEFVGRDALERVEAEGVEEEFVGIKLVDRGVPRHGYDVTNTDDVIIGQVTSGTMSPTLGEPIALGYVPTEYADPGAVVNVVVRGQSKKAKIANTPFLSD, via the coding sequence ATGGCCCTTCGGAAGCCGCCACTGCGCGACGTCCACGACGCGCGCGGAGCGACGTTCACGGAGTTCGGCGGGTGGGACATGCCCGTCGAGTTCGAGTCGATAACGGACGAACACCGCGCGGTCAGGGAGGAGGTCGGCATCTTCGACGTCTCCCACATGGGCGAGATAGAGGTCGCCGGGCCGGACGCGGAAGCGCTGATGCAGCGGCTCACGACCAACGACGTCACCGCCCTCGACCCGGGCGACTCCCACTACTCGATGATCACCGACGAGGACGGCGTCATCGTCGACGACACGGTGGTCTACCGGCTCCCCGAGGGCGACGAGGCGGAGTTCCTGTTCGTCCCGAACGCGGGTCACGACGAGCAGATGCACGAGCACTGGACCGCTCACCGCAACGAGTGGGACCTCGACGCGACGGTTTCGAACGCGACCGACGAGTACGCGATGTTCGCGCTCCAGGGCCCCGACGCCCCCGAACTGCTCGGGGAGGTCGCCGAGGAATCGATTCTTGACCTCCAGAAGTTCGAGGCCAAGTACGCCACCGTCGCGGGCGTCGAGTGCTGGACCGCTCGCACCGGCTACACCGGCGAGGACGGCTTCGAACTCGTCCTGCCCGCCGCGGAGGCCGAGACCGTCTGGGAGGCGCTTGACTGCCAGCCCTGCGGCCTCGGCGCTCGAGACACCCTCCGACTGGAGATGGGCTTTCTACTCTCGGGCCAGGACTTCGACCACGAGGACGACCCCCGCAACCCCTACGAGGCGGGCGTCGGCTGGACCGTCAAACTCGATACCGAGTTCGTCGGCCGGGACGCCCTCGAACGCGTCGAGGCGGAGGGCGTCGAGGAGGAGTTCGTCGGCATCAAACTCGTCGACCGCGGCGTGCCGCGCCACGGCTACGACGTCACCAACACCGACGACGTGATAATCGGGCAGGTGACCAGCGGGACGATGAGTCCGACGCTCGGCGAACCCATCGCGCTGGGGTACGTCCCGACCGAGTACGCCGACCCCGGGGCGGTCGTCAACGTGGTCGTCCGCGGCCAGTCGAAAAAAGCAAAGATCGCGAACACGCCATTTCTGAGTGACTGA
- a CDS encoding NYN domain-containing protein: MKPLRSLLSGETSVALFVDGPNVLREEFDVDLDDVRDAASELGQLVVTRLYLDEHATPGLIQAAEARGYEVTVTSGDVDVKLAVDATEFALTDGLDVLAIASRDTDFKPVLEKAARNGVRTVAIAPGEHGRSDALRNAAHEAYVLEE; the protein is encoded by the coding sequence ATGAAGCCGTTGCGCTCGCTCCTCTCGGGGGAGACGTCCGTCGCGCTGTTCGTCGACGGACCGAACGTCCTCCGCGAGGAGTTCGACGTGGACTTGGACGACGTTCGCGATGCCGCCTCCGAACTGGGCCAACTGGTAGTGACCAGACTCTACCTCGACGAACACGCGACACCCGGGCTTATCCAGGCGGCCGAAGCCCGCGGCTACGAGGTCACGGTGACCAGCGGGGACGTCGACGTGAAACTCGCGGTCGACGCCACCGAGTTCGCGCTGACCGACGGACTGGACGTGCTGGCCATCGCCTCGCGGGACACCGATTTCAAGCCGGTGCTGGAGAAGGCCGCCCGCAACGGCGTCCGAACCGTCGCCATCGCCCCCGGCGAACACGGCCGCTCCGACGCGCTTCGCAACGCCGCCCACGAGGCGTACGTGCTGGAGGAATGA
- the gcvH gene encoding glycine cleavage system protein GcvH has protein sequence MSFDVPADRKYMESHEWVTDADDTAKVGITDFAQDELGDVVFVELPDEGDDLTKDEEFGVVESIKAVSDLYSPVNGTVVAVNEALADQPELVNDDPFGDGWMLEVELDDDSGMDDLLSADEYREQIE, from the coding sequence ATGAGTTTCGACGTACCAGCAGACCGGAAGTACATGGAATCGCACGAGTGGGTAACGGACGCCGACGATACCGCGAAGGTCGGCATCACCGACTTCGCCCAGGACGAACTGGGCGACGTGGTGTTCGTCGAACTCCCCGACGAGGGCGACGACCTCACCAAGGACGAGGAGTTCGGCGTGGTCGAGTCCATCAAGGCCGTCTCGGACCTCTACTCGCCGGTGAACGGCACCGTCGTCGCCGTCAACGAGGCGCTGGCCGACCAGCCCGAACTGGTCAACGACGACCCCTTCGGCGACGGCTGGATGCTGGAGGTCGAACTCGACGACGACAGCGGGATGGACGACCTGCTGTCGGCCGACGAGTACCGCGAGCAGATCGAGTAG
- a CDS encoding Na+/H+ antiporter — MVAETGIAAELIDLLAVFVIAAGVGIFVAKVGKFPYTIALLLAGFAVSVLGITIDIELSHDLILLVFLPPLLFEGAATTDLERFRANLLPIIVLAVVGLIVSILALGVAGSYVFGFPLLISLLFAAMILPTDPVSVLALFEELGAPERLSVLVEGESLVNDGVGVVIFSTLFALVVESQQAGTELAELVTPGTIGQASVDVLVASGGGFLVGLVAGLAVYQVMYRLDEHMTEIVLTMILAYGSFLLAEHYLHVSGVIATVTAGLFIGNAGAEYAMSAQTKISVFNTWDTAAFLVNTLIFLLIGAKTPIAQILTHGKLILLAIPLVVAARALVVYPLTALSNRFIPASIPLSYQHVMVWGGLHGSIPIALVLGLPPQFPHREELRAMVFGVAAFSLIGQGLSMERVMDAFDIVTRSDAEELYELLVGRARSVDAALDAAERLHRTGDLSNSVYEDFRAEYQREKDDLSGAISQLLTSNPELREEELLVGERRVLKREKSAVMDAMRNGTISDDVGHRLLEELDLKLDRVQTGESTVTHDPEEEGFQEFWRARAAEYGLDMEPRPKPGDD; from the coding sequence ATGGTCGCAGAGACTGGTATCGCCGCCGAACTCATCGACCTGCTCGCGGTGTTCGTCATCGCGGCGGGCGTCGGCATCTTCGTCGCCAAGGTCGGTAAATTTCCGTACACCATCGCGCTGTTGCTCGCGGGGTTCGCGGTGTCCGTCCTCGGCATCACGATCGACATCGAACTGTCTCACGATCTCATCCTCCTCGTGTTCCTCCCGCCACTGTTGTTCGAGGGAGCGGCCACGACGGACCTCGAACGGTTCCGGGCGAACTTGCTCCCGATAATCGTGCTCGCGGTCGTCGGTCTGATAGTCTCGATCCTCGCACTCGGGGTGGCCGGCAGCTACGTCTTCGGCTTCCCCCTGCTCATCTCGTTGCTGTTCGCCGCGATGATACTGCCGACCGACCCGGTGTCGGTGCTGGCGCTGTTCGAGGAACTCGGCGCGCCCGAGCGACTCTCGGTGCTGGTCGAGGGCGAGAGCCTGGTCAACGACGGCGTCGGCGTCGTCATCTTCTCGACGCTGTTCGCGCTGGTCGTCGAGTCCCAGCAGGCCGGGACGGAACTCGCGGAACTGGTCACCCCCGGCACCATCGGACAGGCGTCGGTCGACGTCCTCGTCGCCAGCGGCGGCGGCTTCCTGGTCGGGTTGGTCGCCGGCCTCGCGGTGTACCAGGTGATGTACCGACTCGACGAGCACATGACCGAGATCGTGCTCACGATGATTTTGGCCTACGGGAGCTTCCTGCTGGCCGAACACTATCTCCACGTCAGCGGCGTCATCGCCACGGTGACGGCGGGGCTGTTCATCGGCAACGCGGGCGCGGAGTACGCGATGAGCGCCCAGACCAAGATCTCTGTGTTCAACACCTGGGACACCGCCGCCTTCCTCGTCAACACGCTCATCTTCCTACTCATCGGGGCCAAGACCCCCATCGCCCAGATTCTCACCCACGGCAAGCTCATTCTGCTGGCGATTCCGCTGGTGGTGGCGGCCCGCGCGCTGGTCGTCTACCCGCTCACGGCCCTCTCGAACCGGTTCATCCCGGCGTCGATACCGCTGTCGTACCAGCACGTGATGGTGTGGGGCGGACTCCACGGCTCCATCCCCATCGCGCTCGTGCTCGGCCTGCCGCCCCAGTTCCCCCACCGGGAGGAGCTTCGCGCGATGGTGTTCGGGGTCGCGGCGTTCAGCCTCATCGGCCAGGGGCTGTCGATGGAGCGCGTGATGGACGCGTTCGACATCGTCACCCGCTCGGACGCCGAGGAACTCTACGAACTGCTCGTGGGTCGCGCGCGGTCGGTCGACGCCGCGCTCGACGCCGCCGAACGACTCCACCGGACGGGCGACCTCTCGAACTCGGTCTACGAGGATTTCCGCGCGGAGTACCAGCGCGAGAAGGACGACCTGAGCGGTGCCATCTCCCAGTTGCTGACGAGCAATCCCGAACTCCGCGAGGAGGAACTGCTGGTCGGCGAGCGCCGCGTGCTCAAGCGCGAGAAGAGCGCGGTCATGGACGCGATGCGGAACGGGACCATCAGCGACGACGTGGGCCACCGCCTGCTCGAAGAACTCGACCTCAAACTCGACCGGGTCCAGACGGGCGAGAGCACCGTCACCCACGACCCCGAGGAGGAGGGCTTCCAGGAGTTCTGGCGGGCGCGCGCCGCCGAGTACGGACTCGACATGGAACCGCGACCGAAACCCGGCGACGACTGA
- the hmgB gene encoding hydroxymethylglutaryl-CoA synthase, which translates to MTAVGIDAIEIWTGKLELDLPGTFAPEMGEDPEKYTKGLGLHASSFPDAHEDIVTMGANAAKRLMERKGLTPDDIGRIDVATESAFDNSKPVSTYIAGCLEQVYDEDFHHANKGERKFACIAGTQSLDDAYNWIKAGRNRGRAALVVATDTALYERGDPGEATQGAGAVAMLIDEDPNLVELSTEQGYGSADETDFLKPNQQFPSVDGKRSMQVYLARMREALEDFESISGDTHPDDFAYIPFHTPFPGMVRRAGLLGYRHMIRDTPVEEALAEEIGFQPREEDFEDRDSYEEAIREHMDELKATERYRDWYADTIEPTLAISRQVGNWYTGSVHIARASALKTAAEEGRDLAGQSLLVGSYGSGAQAEIHAEKVQDGWKEEIEALNIDAQNDDRYDLSFEEYEKVHDRHNHDKTIELEDFTVPDGEFVFTGRGRMNERIYDYVE; encoded by the coding sequence ATGACAGCGGTCGGCATCGACGCCATCGAAATCTGGACGGGGAAGCTCGAGCTCGACCTGCCGGGGACGTTCGCGCCCGAGATGGGCGAGGACCCCGAGAAGTACACCAAGGGCCTGGGCCTGCACGCGAGTTCGTTCCCTGACGCCCACGAGGACATCGTGACGATGGGGGCGAACGCCGCCAAGCGACTGATGGAGCGCAAGGGGCTGACCCCCGACGACATCGGCCGCATCGACGTGGCGACCGAGTCGGCGTTCGACAACTCCAAGCCCGTCTCGACGTACATCGCGGGCTGTCTGGAGCAGGTGTACGACGAGGACTTCCACCACGCCAACAAGGGCGAGCGCAAGTTCGCCTGCATCGCGGGGACCCAAAGCCTCGACGACGCGTACAACTGGATCAAGGCGGGTCGCAACCGCGGCCGCGCGGCGCTGGTCGTGGCGACCGACACCGCCCTCTACGAACGGGGCGACCCCGGCGAGGCGACCCAGGGCGCTGGCGCGGTGGCGATGCTCATCGACGAGGACCCGAACCTCGTGGAACTCTCGACCGAGCAGGGCTACGGTTCGGCCGACGAAACCGACTTCCTCAAGCCCAACCAGCAGTTCCCGAGCGTCGACGGCAAGCGTTCGATGCAGGTGTACCTCGCCCGGATGCGCGAGGCGCTGGAGGACTTCGAGAGCATCTCGGGCGACACTCACCCCGACGACTTCGCGTACATCCCGTTTCACACGCCGTTCCCCGGGATGGTCCGGCGGGCCGGCCTGCTCGGCTACCGCCACATGATTCGGGACACCCCCGTCGAGGAGGCGCTCGCCGAGGAGATCGGCTTCCAGCCCCGCGAGGAGGACTTCGAGGACCGCGACTCCTACGAGGAGGCCATCCGCGAGCACATGGACGAACTGAAGGCCACCGAGCGCTACCGCGACTGGTACGCCGACACCATCGAGCCGACGCTCGCCATCTCCCGGCAGGTCGGCAACTGGTACACTGGTTCGGTCCACATCGCCCGCGCCAGCGCGCTCAAGACCGCCGCCGAGGAGGGCCGCGACCTCGCGGGCCAGAGCCTCCTGGTCGGCTCCTACGGGTCGGGAGCGCAGGCCGAAATCCACGCCGAAAAGGTTCAGGACGGCTGGAAAGAGGAGATCGAGGCGCTCAACATCGACGCGCAGAACGACGACCGCTACGACCTCAGCTTCGAGGAGTACGAGAAGGTCCACGACCGCCACAACCACGACAAGACCATCGAACTCGAGGACTTCACGGTGCCCGACGGCGAGTTCGTCTTCACGGGGAGAGGCCGGATGAACGAGCGTATCTACGACTACGTGGAGTAG
- the gcvPA gene encoding aminomethyl-transferring glycine dehydrogenase subunit GcvPA, protein MSGRNERGERGSPYAPHTAAETEAMLDAVDADDVTDLFDIPESVAFDGDFGIEARTERDAERHVWGLLSRNDDLTEFLGRGHYEHYVPSLVDHLSQRSEFLTSYTQYQPEITQGFLQALFEYQSMLVELTGLEIVNASMYDHASALAEAALLAARVRSTDGDRVLVPEYLLAERRDILENYTDGAGLAVETYGTDDGNVDVDALAEALDDDVLMVYAENPTTRGTIEEHLADVGDLADDHGALFCLGTDPVALAVLQEPASVGADVVVGDAAALGLPTAYGMGLGLFATREEFVRQVPGRLVGASEDAADRRTYTLTLQTREQHIRRERATSNICTNQAWVALRTAIHAAYLGPAGLVDLANDCVTLAADLADRLDDVSGLQAPVHDRHHFREFVAHTDQPAAAIASDLEAEGFAVHAVGEHEVQVCVTDANEHAVDRLVAAFEEVA, encoded by the coding sequence ATGAGCGGACGAAACGAGCGCGGGGAGCGGGGAAGCCCGTACGCCCCACACACCGCCGCCGAGACGGAGGCGATGCTCGACGCCGTGGACGCCGACGACGTGACCGACCTCTTCGACATCCCCGAGTCGGTCGCGTTCGACGGCGACTTCGGCATCGAGGCCCGGACCGAACGCGACGCCGAGCGCCACGTCTGGGGGCTACTGTCGCGCAACGACGACCTGACCGAGTTCCTGGGGCGGGGCCACTACGAGCACTACGTCCCCTCGCTGGTCGACCACCTCTCGCAGCGCTCGGAGTTTTTGACCTCCTACACCCAGTACCAGCCGGAGATCACCCAGGGGTTCCTCCAGGCGCTGTTCGAGTACCAGTCGATGCTGGTGGAGCTGACGGGCCTCGAAATAGTCAACGCCTCGATGTACGACCACGCCTCCGCGCTGGCGGAGGCGGCCCTGCTCGCCGCCCGGGTGCGCTCGACCGACGGCGACCGGGTGCTGGTGCCCGAGTACCTGCTGGCCGAGCGTCGGGACATCCTCGAAAACTACACCGACGGCGCGGGCCTCGCCGTGGAAACCTACGGCACCGACGACGGGAACGTCGACGTCGACGCGCTGGCCGAGGCCCTCGACGACGACGTCCTGATGGTGTACGCGGAGAACCCCACCACGCGCGGGACGATAGAGGAGCACCTCGCGGACGTCGGCGACCTGGCCGACGACCACGGTGCGCTGTTCTGCCTCGGCACCGACCCCGTCGCGCTCGCGGTGCTCCAGGAACCCGCGTCGGTCGGCGCCGACGTGGTGGTCGGCGACGCGGCCGCGCTCGGACTGCCCACGGCCTACGGCATGGGACTGGGTCTGTTCGCCACGCGCGAGGAGTTCGTCCGGCAGGTGCCGGGCCGACTCGTCGGCGCCAGTGAGGACGCCGCCGACCGCCGGACCTACACGCTGACGCTCCAGACGCGCGAACAGCACATCCGCCGCGAGCGCGCGACGAGCAACATCTGCACGAACCAGGCGTGGGTCGCACTCCGGACCGCCATCCACGCCGCCTACCTCGGCCCCGCCGGACTGGTCGACCTCGCCAACGACTGCGTGACCCTCGCGGCCGACCTCGCCGACCGACTCGACGACGTGAGCGGCCTGCAGGCGCCGGTCCACGACCGCCACCACTTCCGGGAGTTCGTCGCCCACACCGACCAGCCCGCCGCCGCCATCGCCTCGGACCTCGAAGCCGAGGGCTTCGCGGTCCACGCGGTCGGCGAACACGAGGTGCAGGTCTGCGTGACCGACGCGAACGAGCACGCCGTCGACCGACTGGTCGCGGCCTTCGAGGAGGTGGCCTAG